In one window of Lewinellaceae bacterium DNA:
- the prfA gene encoding peptide chain release factor 1, which produces MIEKLEAIKDRYMRLEEQLSDPEVIADNKRYSKIHKEYKELTDIVSKSDEYRTVLDHIRSAREIIRTERDPDLIAMAREEIETLEGEQESLEEALKIMLIPKDPEDEKDVIFEIRAGTGGDEASIFAGDLYRMYSRYFEEQGWAVETVSLSEGTVGGYSKIVLEISGSDVFGKLKFESGAHRVQRVPKTESQGRIHTSAATVVVMPKLEMEDINIRKEDLKVDTFRSSGAGGQHVNKTESGVRFTHLPTGIVSESTDGRSQIQNREIALQRLYAKIRDAQVQEHENKVASQRRSLVGSGDRSDKIRTYNYPQNRVTDHRINLTLYNLDAIMNGDITEIIEALQIAYNAEKMVTE; this is translated from the coding sequence ATGATCGAAAAATTGGAGGCCATCAAGGATCGCTATATGCGGTTGGAAGAGCAACTTTCGGATCCGGAAGTGATTGCCGACAATAAGCGCTATTCCAAAATCCATAAAGAATACAAGGAACTCACTGACATCGTCAGCAAATCGGATGAATACCGTACCGTACTGGACCATATCCGTTCAGCCCGGGAAATCATCCGCACAGAGCGCGACCCCGATCTCATTGCGATGGCCCGGGAAGAGATCGAAACGCTGGAAGGAGAACAGGAAAGCCTGGAGGAAGCACTGAAGATCATGCTCATCCCCAAGGATCCGGAAGATGAGAAAGATGTCATCTTCGAGATCCGTGCCGGCACTGGCGGCGACGAAGCTTCGATCTTTGCCGGTGACCTCTACCGGATGTATTCCCGGTATTTTGAAGAACAAGGCTGGGCGGTTGAAACCGTCTCACTGAGTGAAGGTACGGTCGGCGGTTACAGCAAGATCGTCCTTGAGATCTCGGGCTCTGATGTGTTTGGCAAACTTAAATTTGAATCCGGAGCCCACCGGGTGCAACGGGTGCCAAAAACAGAATCACAAGGCCGTATCCATACTTCAGCAGCTACCGTGGTCGTGATGCCCAAACTGGAGATGGAGGACATCAATATCCGTAAGGAAGACCTCAAAGTAGATACCTTCCGCTCGAGCGGCGCCGGCGGGCAGCATGTCAATAAGACCGAATCGGGTGTTCGATTTACACACTTGCCTACCGGCATTGTGTCTGAAAGTACGGATGGTAGGTCCCAAATCCAGAACCGCGAGATCGCTCTACAGCGCCTGTATGCCAAGATACGCGATGCCCAGGTCCAGGAACATGAAAACAAAGTCGCCAGCCAGCGCAGGTCCCTGGTCGGGTCCGGAGACCGCTCCGACAAGATCCGCACCTACAATTATCCGCAAAACCGGGTCACCGATCACCGCATCAATCTGACGCTGTACAACCTGGATGCGATCATGAATGGGGACATCACCGAAATCATCGAAGCGCTACAGATCGCCTATAATGCGGAAAAGATGGTAACCGAGTAG
- a CDS encoding sigma-70 family RNA polymerase sigma factor: MQSKTYKPIRLSQVHDKEKYVRIFENEFLPHIDALHTFAYHLTYNEDDASDLVQETYMKAYRFIDKYDEGTNAKAWLFKILKNAYINEYRRKTKKPTQVDFEEIISYHDSDSDKVGKYTDLREELFNSMMGDEVTSAINSLPLDFRTVILLCDVEGFTYEEIAKIIDVPIGTVRSRLFRARNLLKDKLKEYAEGLGFRDKRSKNKSAKK, from the coding sequence ATGCAGTCCAAAACATATAAACCAATTAGATTGAGCCAGGTACACGACAAAGAAAAGTATGTGCGAATCTTCGAAAATGAGTTTCTTCCTCATATCGATGCCCTGCACACCTTTGCCTATCACTTGACTTACAACGAAGACGACGCCAGCGATCTGGTCCAGGAAACGTACATGAAAGCCTACCGCTTTATCGATAAGTACGATGAAGGAACTAATGCCAAAGCGTGGTTGTTTAAAATCCTGAAAAACGCCTACATCAACGAGTACCGGCGTAAGACCAAGAAGCCGACACAGGTCGACTTTGAGGAGATCATCAGTTACCATGACAGCGATTCCGACAAGGTGGGTAAGTACACCGACCTCAGGGAGGAATTGTTTAACAGCATGATGGGTGATGAAGTCACGAGTGCCATCAATTCTCTGCCACTGGATTTTCGCACCGTGATCCTGCTGTGTGATGTAGAAGGTTTTACATACGAGGAAATCGCCAAGATCATCGATGTGCCGATCGGCACCGTGAGGTCTCGGCTGTTCCGCGCCAGGAATTTGTTAAAAGACAAGTTGAAGGAGTATGCCGAAGGATTGGGATTTAGGGACAAACGTTCAAAAAATAAATCTGCCAAGAAATAA
- the pdeM gene encoding ligase-associated DNA damage response endonuclease PdeM, producing MNIRVAGEELELHPYKSVYWQRRRALWIADLHLGKASHFNRAGIAVPEAVTDANWEHLYELLDRYHPRDVLFLGDLFHSQYNIEWDILGRFLRTFPGTRFHLIMGNHDILDDKHYQDLGLLLHEPYLEWAPFLFSHHPLEEVPEDWYPVCGHIHPAVRLRGQAYQGLRVPCFYFGETQAILPAFGAFTGTGVIRPRRGDRIFMVADDEIIPAGAAE from the coding sequence ATGAACATCCGGGTAGCTGGAGAAGAACTGGAGTTACACCCTTATAAAAGTGTCTACTGGCAGCGGCGAAGAGCCCTGTGGATTGCTGATTTGCACCTGGGGAAAGCATCCCACTTCAACCGGGCCGGCATTGCGGTACCGGAAGCCGTGACCGACGCCAACTGGGAGCATCTATATGAATTACTGGACCGGTACCATCCCCGCGATGTGTTGTTCCTGGGAGATCTCTTTCACAGCCAGTACAACATCGAATGGGACATCCTGGGCCGTTTCCTCCGGACTTTTCCCGGGACACGATTTCATTTGATCATGGGCAATCACGACATTCTGGATGACAAGCATTATCAGGATCTGGGTCTGCTTTTGCATGAGCCATACCTCGAGTGGGCACCATTCCTGTTCAGCCACCATCCCCTGGAAGAGGTGCCGGAAGACTGGTATCCAGTCTGTGGTCATATCCATCCCGCAGTGCGCCTGCGGGGTCAGGCTTACCAGGGATTGCGGGTCCCCTGTTTTTATTTTGGAGAAACACAGGCCATCCTCCCGGCCTTCGGAGCCTTCACCGGAACCGGTGTCATACGTCCGCGCAGAGGGGACCGCATCTTTATGGTTGCTGATGATGAAATCATTCCTGCCGGAGCGGCAGAGTAG
- a CDS encoding low temperature requirement protein A, whose protein sequence is MSLHPLTSQWWGPPKRFDVQEKDRRVSWLELFYDLVYVIAIARITHHLAHHVTLGSFLEYTGLFALIFWGWLNGSLYHDIHGNEGLRTRLMTLWQMMILAALAIMLDRPATTNFTGITIVLMIMQLYLTYLWWSVGFYDQSHRRYNRPYTVLYLVALALMGVSLFLPEQALRWIVPLAILCNYLPPFISSRLLGRSSMDLDMSSSMFERLGLFTIIVFGELVLGVVNGISAIQELDASAWINFALAISIVFTLWWIFFTLVSRREPKKGFVKASLLELLYVPALIALGLLAVSFTSLFEGHEDFASMRFVFQIAIAVFLISISLMNGLLEFPDNLLKIKRPMQRSLLVVAALFLVTAPLQLHVKSMYYLIGVVVLLLLEILYLNSRYYRAIRVSDGEKRG, encoded by the coding sequence ATGTCGCTTCATCCGCTTACCTCGCAATGGTGGGGGCCTCCCAAAAGATTTGATGTTCAGGAAAAGGACCGCCGGGTAAGCTGGCTGGAGCTTTTTTACGATCTGGTCTATGTGATTGCCATAGCCAGGATCACCCATCATCTGGCTCATCATGTCACCCTGGGGAGTTTCCTGGAATACACGGGATTATTTGCGCTGATTTTTTGGGGATGGCTGAACGGCAGTTTGTATCACGACATCCATGGCAATGAAGGTTTGCGGACCCGGCTGATGACACTGTGGCAGATGATGATCCTGGCAGCCCTGGCAATCATGCTGGACCGGCCGGCGACGACGAATTTCACCGGAATCACGATTGTCCTGATGATCATGCAATTGTACCTCACCTACCTATGGTGGAGTGTCGGGTTTTACGATCAATCGCACCGGCGATACAACCGTCCGTATACGGTCCTGTATCTGGTTGCCCTGGCATTGATGGGCGTCAGTCTGTTTCTCCCGGAGCAGGCATTGAGATGGATTGTCCCGCTGGCCATTCTATGTAATTATCTGCCACCGTTTATCTCTTCCCGGTTGTTGGGGCGATCTTCCATGGACCTGGATATGTCTTCCAGCATGTTTGAGCGACTGGGACTCTTTACCATCATTGTTTTTGGAGAGCTGGTACTGGGCGTCGTCAACGGCATCAGCGCCATCCAAGAGTTGGATGCTAGTGCCTGGATCAATTTTGCGTTGGCCATCTCCATCGTCTTTACCCTGTGGTGGATTTTCTTCACCCTGGTTTCGCGCCGGGAACCCAAGAAAGGTTTTGTGAAAGCCTCATTGCTGGAGTTACTTTACGTTCCGGCTTTGATCGCACTCGGCTTATTGGCAGTAAGCTTTACCTCGCTTTTTGAGGGACACGAAGACTTTGCGTCCATGCGATTTGTATTTCAGATAGCCATTGCGGTCTTCCTGATCAGTATAAGCCTGATGAACGGGTTGCTGGAGTTTCCGGATAATTTGCTGAAGATTAAGCGTCCTATGCAGCGGTCACTCCTGGTGGTTGCGGCCCTGTTTCTGGTGACGGCACCGCTTCAGCTGCACGTGAAGTCCATGTATTACCTGATCGGGGTGGTCGTTTTGTTGTTGCTGGAGATCCTTTATCTGAATTCGCGGTATTATCGCGCTATCCGGGTATCGGATGGGGAGAAGCGTGGTTGA